Proteins from one Capricornis sumatraensis isolate serow.1 chromosome 2, serow.2, whole genome shotgun sequence genomic window:
- the LOC138072583 gene encoding olfactory receptor 5J3-like: protein MNNQTDVTEFIFLGFSNHPNLQSLFFLVFLVIYLTTLFGNTLIIMATRVSPALHIPMYYFLSNLSFLDICYSSTTIPGMLVNFFQEKKTISYEGCLSQIFFLVTCAGTEGVLLASMAYDRYVAICHPLQYPVLMSVKVCVCLVSGSWLCGLVNSVTHTVLATTLTLCGPNQISHFLCDIPFLLKLSCSDTSLNEFVLHVASATIGLSPCLLTAVSYVLIISAILRIPSAQGRSKAFSTCASHLTVVIIFFGTANFNYDRPNVGYNLDMDILVSVLFCVGTPMFNPIIYSLRNKEIKGVLRKLAKECWFSSEISG, encoded by the coding sequence ATGAACAATCAAACAGACGTCACTGAATTCATCTTCTTGGGGTTTTCCAACCATCCCAATCTACAGAGTTTGTTCTTCCTGGTATTCCTGGTCATTTATCTGACAACTCTTTTTGGGAACACACTCATAATAATGGCCACCAGGGTCAGTCCTGCCCTCCACATCCCAATGTATTATTTCCTCAGCAACCTGAGTTTCTTGGACATTTGCTACTCATCTACCACTATCCCaggtatgctggtgaacttcttcCAGGAGAAGAAGACTATCTCCTATGAGGGCTGCCTTTCCCAGATTTTCTTCCTTGTGACCTGTGCTGGCACTGAGGGTGTATTATTGGCATCTATGGCTTACGACCGCTATGTAGCCATCTGCCACCCTCTTCAATATCCAGTCCTTATGAGTGTGAAGGTCTGTGTCTGTTTGGTGTCTGGGTCCTGGCTATGTGGGCTGGTGAATTCTGTGACACACACAGTGTTGGCAACCACACTCACTCTGTGTGGGCCTAACCAGATCAGTCACTTTCTCTGTGACATCCCATTCCTCCTGAAGCTGTCCTGCTCAGATACCTCTCTCAATGAGTTTGTGCTCCATGTGGCCAGCGCCACTATTGGCCTGAGTCCCTGCCTGCTTACTGCTGTGTCCTACGTACTCATCATCTCTGCCATCCTTAGGATTCCCTCTGCTCAGGGCAGGAGCAAGGCCTTTTCTACCTGTGCATCCCACCTCACTGTGGTGATTATCTTCTTTGGAACAGCCAACTTTAACTATGATAGACCAAATGTAGGCTACAACCTGGATATGGACATCCTGGTCTCTGTGCTCTTCTGTGTTGGGACTCCCATGTTTAACCCCATCATCTATAGTCTGAGAAACAAGGAGATCAAAGGTGTCCTGAGGAAGCTGGCTAAAGAATGCTGGTTCTCTAGTGAGATCAGTGGTTAA